In the Theobroma cacao cultivar B97-61/B2 chromosome 1, Criollo_cocoa_genome_V2, whole genome shotgun sequence genome, one interval contains:
- the LOC18613973 gene encoding uncharacterized protein LOC18613973 isoform X2, with protein MELLNPPISKTPQLFCSFSSFTPRLSTKTSNKKPLHRFHISKFREIPSFSRCLPLSGTKFFHVSAHFGRPTSRRNSLREKLLLDHQQVRQNPIPSNPTPDFQNPNGSFENFENLNSGGSKQIDVDNDVGELKSKRLGESVMLSKLENWIDQYKKDADFWGIGSGPIFTVLHDLEGNVKRVTVNEDEILKRLEFEDLEKVNSKLSYAKNLAREMERGENVIPRNSLVAKFVVSGQESGLVSGVHGVILRPGFMPKLSRGGSLLLCGFLVLWAVKKLFVLGNKEVAYTELEKEMMRRKIKSRKEREMLEKGSVEVVQASEEPPNMSFQRPKLDRQQLLNNILKAKAAKDKLALLDSSGSQSSKSVDFEHEVQEIKVTAKEALETEGREQSVIGKDEKQVQAANKEFCNEMQAIKEDGQDGVSFLSNLSTEDSEQGKVSYRTVEATSPCETKSDGVKILNGVAFLDSRVREDSDASSVHLSKDKQNTKEDLEDIESTISLLVEGEDIQSPVISDNKSYIAKSTYFGKKPRIILSVKEARDFLSKKSKKEEPNQEPIMKAVQESSPDLMLRNDKKSGRSTEQRLDVNDKLFPHAISSGESEFTPSENACQNSIWENKESVLSEETDEENSDEKCREEVHQQPPFSAQEGTVLSAEQGQSLKTENWIENNFHDVEPVLKKIGDGFRENYMVAKEKVDEQLNVDTEITQLGSNEDESELEWIKDDRLREIVFQVRENELAGRDPFHLMDAEEKLAFFQGLEKKVEKENKKLSHLHEWLHSNIENLDYGADGISLYDPPEKIVPRWKGPPLEKSPELLNNFQEQRKALFTGKTGIAYPAKKDEQGFIQRFVEPHINEKLTISSSELDLKRKLQDGDPKDSKIVVEGSDGSVKPGKKSGKEYWQHTKKWSRGFLESYNAETNPEVKSIMKDMGKDLDRWITEKEIQEAADLMTKLPERNKKFMEKKLNKLKREMELFGPQAVVSKYREYAEDKEEDYLWWLDLRHVLRIGFYALEMAADLELEPKPHHVIAFEDTGDCKNFCYIIQDHMDMLGNGRAFIVPQPPKDAFREAKANGFGVTVIRKGELQLNVDQTLEEVEEQICEIGSKIYHDKIMCERSVDISSLMKGVLGVSGKPTRRRRSKKKFKRPTKK; from the exons atggaGCTTCTCAATCCTCCAATCTCCAAAACCCCACAGCTTTTTTGCAGCTTCTCATCTTTCACTCCCCGACTTTCCACTAAAACTTCCAACAAAAAGCCACTGCATAGATTCCACATATCAAAATTCCGCGAAATACCATCATTTTCACGCTGTTTACCGTTATCCGGTACTAAATTCTTTCATGTTTCTGCTCATTTTGGTCGGCCAACGAGCCGCCGCAACTCGCTGAGGGAAAAGCTCCTTCTTGATCATCAACAGGTGCGTCAAAATCCCATTCCTTCAAACCCAACTCCTGATTTTCAAAACCCAAATGgcagttttgaaaattttgagaatttgaATTCTGGTGGCAGCAAACAGATTGATGTAGATAATGATGTAGGTGAATTAAAATCGAAGCGTTTAGGTGAATCTGTTATGTTGAGTAAATTAGAGAATTGGATTGACCAGTATAAGAAAGATGCTGATTTTTGGGGGATAGGTTCGGGTCCTATTTTCACGGTTTTGCATGATTTGGAAGGGAATGTAAAAAGGGTGACTGTTAACgaggatgaaattttgaaaagactAGAATTTGAAGACTTGGAGAAAGTGAATTCTAAACTTTCTTATGCAAAGAATTTAGCCAGAGAGATGGAAAGGGGTGAAAATGTGATTCCAAGGAATAGTTTGGTAGCAAAGTTTGTTGTTTCTGGTCAGGAGTCTGGTTTGGTGAGTGGAGTTCATGGGGTTATTCTTCGTCCTGGGTTTATGCCCAAACTCTCAAGAGGTGGGAGTTTGTTGTTGTGTGGTTTTCTTGTACTTTGGGCGGTGAAGAAGTTGTTTGTTCTTGGAAACAAGGAGGTGGCATATACAGAATTGGAGAAGGAAATGATGAGGAGAAAGATAAAATCTAggaaggagagagagatgtTGGAGAAGGGTAGTGTTGAAGTTGTTCAAGCATCTGAAGAACCACCTAATATGTCCTTTCAAAGACCAAAGCTGGACAGGCAACAACTTCtgaataatatattaaaagcaAAGGCTGCAAAGGATAAATTGGCATTGCTTGATTCTTCTGGCTCTCAGAGTAGCAAATCTGTGGATTTTGAGCATGAGGTCCAGGAAATTAAAGTGACGGCCAAGGAAGCCCTGGAGACTGAGGGTAGAGAGCAATCTGTGATTGGTAAGGATGAAAAACAAGTCCAGGCTGCAAACAAGGAATTTTGTAATGAGATGCAGGCAATCAAAGAGGATGGACAAGATGGCGTGAGTTTCCTAAGCAACCTTTCTACTGAAGATTCTGAACAAGGCAAAGTTAGCTACAGAACTGTGGAGGCAACATCTCCTTGTGAAACCAAAAGTGATGGTGTTAAAATTCTCAATGGAGTAGCTTTTTTAGATAGTAGAGTTAGGGAAGACTCTGATGCTTCAAGTGTGCACTTATCAAAAGACAAGCAAAACACTAAAGAGGATTTAGAAGATATAGAGAGTACTATATCCTTGTTAGTCGAAGGAGAAGATATCCAATCCCCTGTTATTTCTGATAACAAATCATATATTGCAAAGAGCACTTATTTCGGAAAGAAACCAAGAATCATACTGTCAGTGAAAGAAGCTAGGGACTTCCTTtccaaaaaatccaaaaaagaaGAGCCTAACCAAGAACCCATAATGAAAGCAGTGCAAGAAAGTTCTCCTGATTTAATGCTacgaaatgataaaaaatcaGGTAGAAGTACAGAGCAGAGACTAGATGTGAATGACAAACTGTTTCCACATGCCATTTCCAGTGGAGAGTCAGAGTTTACACCTTCTGAAAATGCTTGTCAAAATTCTATTTGGGAGAATAAAGAGTCTGTCCTTAGTGAGGAAACTGATGAAGAAAATTCTGATGAAAAATGCAGAGAAGAGGTTCATCAACAACCTCCATTTTCTGCTCAAGAAGGCACTGTTTTAAGTGCAGAACAAGGACAATCATTAAAGACAGAAAACTGGATAGAGAATAATTTTCATGATGTTGAACCTGTACTAAAGAAGATTGGAGATGGATTTAGAGAAAATTATATGGTCGCTAAGGAAAAAGTTGATGAACAATTAAATGTGGATACAGAGATTACACAACTTGGCTCTAATGAAGATGAAAGTGAACTTGAGTGGATCAAAGATGATAGACTTAGAGAAATTGTTTTTCAGGTCCGAGAAAATGAGTTGGCAGGACGAGATCCCTTTCATTTGATGGATGCTGAAGAGAAACTTGCATTCTTCCAAGGTCTGGAGAAGAAAgttgagaaagaaaataaaaaactgtCTCACCTGCATGAGTGGCTCCATTCGAATATTGAAAATCTTGATTATGGAGCAG ATGGTATCAGCCTCTATGATCCACCAGAAAAAATTGTACCACGCTGGAAGGGGCCCCCATTAGAGAAAAGTCCTGAGTTACTCAACAACTTCCAAGAACAGCGGAAAGCACTTTTTACTGGAAAAACTGGTATAGCATATCCTGCAAAAAAAGATGAACAAGGTTTCATTCAGAGATTCGTAGAACCCCACattaatgaaaagttaactATTTCTTCATCAGAGTTAGATTTGAAGAGGAAACTTCAAGATGGTGATCCAAAAGATTCCAAAATAGTTGTAGAAGGCAGTGATGGTTCTGTCAAACCTGGTAAAAAATCAGGGAAGGAGTATTGGCAGCACACCAAGAAATGGTCCCGTGGGTTTTTGGAATCCTATAATGCCGAGACCAACCCGGAAGTTAAATCCATTATGAAGGATATGGGGAAGGATTTGGACCGATGGATCACTGAAAAAGAGATACAGGAAGCGGCAGATCTGATGACAAAACTTCCtgagagaaacaagaaattcatggagaagaaACTCAACAAGCTTAAAagagaaatggaattatttggaccACAAGCTGTTGTGAGCAAGTACCGAGAGTATGCAGAGGATAAGGAAGAAGATTATTTATGGTGGTTAGATCTTCGACATGTTCTG AGGATAGGATTTTATGCACTGGAGATGGCAGCAGATCTTGAGTTGGAACCAAAACCACACCATGTGATTGCTTTTGAGGATACTGGTGATTGCAAAAATTTTTGTTACATCATTCAGGATCACATGGATATGCTAGGAAATGGCCGGGCCTTTATTGTTCCACAGCCACCTAAG GACGCTTTTCGGGAAGCCAAAGCAAATGGTTTTGGTGTAACTGTCATCAGGAAAGGGGAGCTACAGCTCAATGTGGATCAAACTTTGGAAGAGGTGGAAGAACAAATATGCGAGATTGGGAGCAAGATCTACCATGATAAGATCATGTGTGAACGCTCTGTGGATATAAGCTCATTGATGAAGGGTGTGCTTGGTGTTAGTGGTAAACCCACAAGGAG aaGAAGGTCAAAGAAGAAGTTCAAAAGGCCtacaaagaaatga
- the LOC18613973 gene encoding uncharacterized protein LOC18613973 isoform X1, with protein sequence MELLNPPISKTPQLFCSFSSFTPRLSTKTSNKKPLHRFHISKFREIPSFSRCLPLSGTKFFHVSAHFGRPTSRRNSLREKLLLDHQQVRQNPIPSNPTPDFQNPNGSFENFENLNSGGSKQIDVDNDVGELKSKRLGESVMLSKLENWIDQYKKDADFWGIGSGPIFTVLHDLEGNVKRVTVNEDEILKRLEFEDLEKVNSKLSYAKNLAREMERGENVIPRNSLVAKFVVSGQESGLVSGVHGVILRPGFMPKLSRGGSLLLCGFLVLWAVKKLFVLGNKEVAYTELEKEMMRRKIKSRKEREMLEKGSVEVVQASEEPPNMSFQRPKLDRQQLLNNILKAKAAKDKLALLDSSGSQSSKSVDFEHEVQEIKVTAKEALETEGREQSVIGKDEKQVQAANKEFCNEMQAIKEDGQDGVSFLSNLSTEDSEQGKVSYRTVEATSPCETKSDGVKILNGVAFLDSRVREDSDASSVHLSKDKQNTKEDLEDIESTISLLVEGEDIQSPVISDNKSYIAKSTYFGKKPRIILSVKEARDFLSKKSKKEEPNQEPIMKAVQESSPDLMLRNDKKSGRSTEQRLDVNDKLFPHAISSGESEFTPSENACQNSIWENKESVLSEETDEENSDEKCREEVHQQPPFSAQEGTVLSAEQGQSLKTENWIENNFHDVEPVLKKIGDGFRENYMVAKEKVDEQLNVDTEITQLGSNEDESELEWIKDDRLREIVFQVRENELAGRDPFHLMDAEEKLAFFQGLEKKVEKENKKLSHLHEWLHSNIENLDYGADGISLYDPPEKIVPRWKGPPLEKSPELLNNFQEQRKALFTGKTGIAYPAKKDEQGFIQRFVEPHINEKLTISSSELDLKRKLQDGDPKDSKIVVEGSDGSVKPGKKSGKEYWQHTKKWSRGFLESYNAETNPEVKSIMKDMGKDLDRWITEKEIQEAADLMTKLPERNKKFMEKKLNKLKREMELFGPQAVVSKYREYAEDKEEDYLWWLDLRHVLCIELYTFDNEEQRIGFYALEMAADLELEPKPHHVIAFEDTGDCKNFCYIIQDHMDMLGNGRAFIVPQPPKDAFREAKANGFGVTVIRKGELQLNVDQTLEEVEEQICEIGSKIYHDKIMCERSVDISSLMKGVLGVSGKPTRRRRSKKKFKRPTKK encoded by the exons atggaGCTTCTCAATCCTCCAATCTCCAAAACCCCACAGCTTTTTTGCAGCTTCTCATCTTTCACTCCCCGACTTTCCACTAAAACTTCCAACAAAAAGCCACTGCATAGATTCCACATATCAAAATTCCGCGAAATACCATCATTTTCACGCTGTTTACCGTTATCCGGTACTAAATTCTTTCATGTTTCTGCTCATTTTGGTCGGCCAACGAGCCGCCGCAACTCGCTGAGGGAAAAGCTCCTTCTTGATCATCAACAGGTGCGTCAAAATCCCATTCCTTCAAACCCAACTCCTGATTTTCAAAACCCAAATGgcagttttgaaaattttgagaatttgaATTCTGGTGGCAGCAAACAGATTGATGTAGATAATGATGTAGGTGAATTAAAATCGAAGCGTTTAGGTGAATCTGTTATGTTGAGTAAATTAGAGAATTGGATTGACCAGTATAAGAAAGATGCTGATTTTTGGGGGATAGGTTCGGGTCCTATTTTCACGGTTTTGCATGATTTGGAAGGGAATGTAAAAAGGGTGACTGTTAACgaggatgaaattttgaaaagactAGAATTTGAAGACTTGGAGAAAGTGAATTCTAAACTTTCTTATGCAAAGAATTTAGCCAGAGAGATGGAAAGGGGTGAAAATGTGATTCCAAGGAATAGTTTGGTAGCAAAGTTTGTTGTTTCTGGTCAGGAGTCTGGTTTGGTGAGTGGAGTTCATGGGGTTATTCTTCGTCCTGGGTTTATGCCCAAACTCTCAAGAGGTGGGAGTTTGTTGTTGTGTGGTTTTCTTGTACTTTGGGCGGTGAAGAAGTTGTTTGTTCTTGGAAACAAGGAGGTGGCATATACAGAATTGGAGAAGGAAATGATGAGGAGAAAGATAAAATCTAggaaggagagagagatgtTGGAGAAGGGTAGTGTTGAAGTTGTTCAAGCATCTGAAGAACCACCTAATATGTCCTTTCAAAGACCAAAGCTGGACAGGCAACAACTTCtgaataatatattaaaagcaAAGGCTGCAAAGGATAAATTGGCATTGCTTGATTCTTCTGGCTCTCAGAGTAGCAAATCTGTGGATTTTGAGCATGAGGTCCAGGAAATTAAAGTGACGGCCAAGGAAGCCCTGGAGACTGAGGGTAGAGAGCAATCTGTGATTGGTAAGGATGAAAAACAAGTCCAGGCTGCAAACAAGGAATTTTGTAATGAGATGCAGGCAATCAAAGAGGATGGACAAGATGGCGTGAGTTTCCTAAGCAACCTTTCTACTGAAGATTCTGAACAAGGCAAAGTTAGCTACAGAACTGTGGAGGCAACATCTCCTTGTGAAACCAAAAGTGATGGTGTTAAAATTCTCAATGGAGTAGCTTTTTTAGATAGTAGAGTTAGGGAAGACTCTGATGCTTCAAGTGTGCACTTATCAAAAGACAAGCAAAACACTAAAGAGGATTTAGAAGATATAGAGAGTACTATATCCTTGTTAGTCGAAGGAGAAGATATCCAATCCCCTGTTATTTCTGATAACAAATCATATATTGCAAAGAGCACTTATTTCGGAAAGAAACCAAGAATCATACTGTCAGTGAAAGAAGCTAGGGACTTCCTTtccaaaaaatccaaaaaagaaGAGCCTAACCAAGAACCCATAATGAAAGCAGTGCAAGAAAGTTCTCCTGATTTAATGCTacgaaatgataaaaaatcaGGTAGAAGTACAGAGCAGAGACTAGATGTGAATGACAAACTGTTTCCACATGCCATTTCCAGTGGAGAGTCAGAGTTTACACCTTCTGAAAATGCTTGTCAAAATTCTATTTGGGAGAATAAAGAGTCTGTCCTTAGTGAGGAAACTGATGAAGAAAATTCTGATGAAAAATGCAGAGAAGAGGTTCATCAACAACCTCCATTTTCTGCTCAAGAAGGCACTGTTTTAAGTGCAGAACAAGGACAATCATTAAAGACAGAAAACTGGATAGAGAATAATTTTCATGATGTTGAACCTGTACTAAAGAAGATTGGAGATGGATTTAGAGAAAATTATATGGTCGCTAAGGAAAAAGTTGATGAACAATTAAATGTGGATACAGAGATTACACAACTTGGCTCTAATGAAGATGAAAGTGAACTTGAGTGGATCAAAGATGATAGACTTAGAGAAATTGTTTTTCAGGTCCGAGAAAATGAGTTGGCAGGACGAGATCCCTTTCATTTGATGGATGCTGAAGAGAAACTTGCATTCTTCCAAGGTCTGGAGAAGAAAgttgagaaagaaaataaaaaactgtCTCACCTGCATGAGTGGCTCCATTCGAATATTGAAAATCTTGATTATGGAGCAG ATGGTATCAGCCTCTATGATCCACCAGAAAAAATTGTACCACGCTGGAAGGGGCCCCCATTAGAGAAAAGTCCTGAGTTACTCAACAACTTCCAAGAACAGCGGAAAGCACTTTTTACTGGAAAAACTGGTATAGCATATCCTGCAAAAAAAGATGAACAAGGTTTCATTCAGAGATTCGTAGAACCCCACattaatgaaaagttaactATTTCTTCATCAGAGTTAGATTTGAAGAGGAAACTTCAAGATGGTGATCCAAAAGATTCCAAAATAGTTGTAGAAGGCAGTGATGGTTCTGTCAAACCTGGTAAAAAATCAGGGAAGGAGTATTGGCAGCACACCAAGAAATGGTCCCGTGGGTTTTTGGAATCCTATAATGCCGAGACCAACCCGGAAGTTAAATCCATTATGAAGGATATGGGGAAGGATTTGGACCGATGGATCACTGAAAAAGAGATACAGGAAGCGGCAGATCTGATGACAAAACTTCCtgagagaaacaagaaattcatggagaagaaACTCAACAAGCTTAAAagagaaatggaattatttggaccACAAGCTGTTGTGAGCAAGTACCGAGAGTATGCAGAGGATAAGGAAGAAGATTATTTATGGTGGTTAGATCTTCGACATGTTCTG TGTATTGAATTATACACATTTGACAATGAGGAGCAGAGGATAGGATTTTATGCACTGGAGATGGCAGCAGATCTTGAGTTGGAACCAAAACCACACCATGTGATTGCTTTTGAGGATACTGGTGATTGCAAAAATTTTTGTTACATCATTCAGGATCACATGGATATGCTAGGAAATGGCCGGGCCTTTATTGTTCCACAGCCACCTAAG GACGCTTTTCGGGAAGCCAAAGCAAATGGTTTTGGTGTAACTGTCATCAGGAAAGGGGAGCTACAGCTCAATGTGGATCAAACTTTGGAAGAGGTGGAAGAACAAATATGCGAGATTGGGAGCAAGATCTACCATGATAAGATCATGTGTGAACGCTCTGTGGATATAAGCTCATTGATGAAGGGTGTGCTTGGTGTTAGTGGTAAACCCACAAGGAG aaGAAGGTCAAAGAAGAAGTTCAAAAGGCCtacaaagaaatga
- the LOC18613973 gene encoding uncharacterized protein LOC18613973 isoform X3, whose amino-acid sequence MELLNPPISKTPQLFCSFSSFTPRLSTKTSNKKPLHRFHISKFREIPSFSRCLPLSGTKFFHVSAHFGRPTSRRNSLREKLLLDHQQVRQNPIPSNPTPDFQNPNGSFENFENLNSGGSKQIDVDNDVGELKSKRLGESVMLSKLENWIDQYKKDADFWGIGSGPIFTVLHDLEGNVKRVTVNEDEILKRLEFEDLEKVNSKLSYAKNLAREMERGENVIPRNSLVAKFVVSGQESGLVSGVHGVILRPGFMPKLSRGGSLLLCGFLVLWAVKKLFVLGNKEVAYTELEKEMMRRKIKSRKEREMLEKGSVEVVQASEEPPNMSFQRPKLDRQQLLNNILKAKAAKDKLALLDSSGSQSSKSVDFEHEVQEIKVTAKEALETEGREQSVIGKDEKQVQAANKEFCNEMQAIKEDGQDGVSFLSNLSTEDSEQGKVSYRTVEATSPCETKSDGVKILNGVAFLDSRVREDSDASSVHLSKDKQNTKEDLEDIESTISLLVEGEDIQSPVISDNKSYIAKSTYFGKKPRIILSVKEARDFLSKKSKKEEPNQEPIMKAVQESSPDLMLRNDKKSGRSTEQRLDVNDKLFPHAISSGESEFTPSENACQNSIWENKESVLSEETDEENSDEKCREEVHQQPPFSAQEGTVLSAEQGQSLKTENWIENNFHDVEPVLKKIGDGFRENYMVAKEKVDEQLNVDTEITQLGSNEDESELEWIKDDRLREIVFQVRENELAGRDPFHLMDAEEKLAFFQGLEKKVEKENKKLSHLHEWLHSNIENLDYGADGISLYDPPEKIVPRWKGPPLEKSPELLNNFQEQRKALFTGKTELDLKRKLQDGDPKDSKIVVEGSDGSVKPGKKSGKEYWQHTKKWSRGFLESYNAETNPEVKSIMKDMGKDLDRWITEKEIQEAADLMTKLPERNKKFMEKKLNKLKREMELFGPQAVVSKYREYAEDKEEDYLWWLDLRHVLCIELYTFDNEEQRIGFYALEMAADLELEPKPHHVIAFEDTGDCKNFCYIIQDHMDMLGNGRAFIVPQPPKDAFREAKANGFGVTVIRKGELQLNVDQTLEEVEEQICEIGSKIYHDKIMCERSVDISSLMKGVLGVSGKPTRRRRSKKKFKRPTKK is encoded by the exons atggaGCTTCTCAATCCTCCAATCTCCAAAACCCCACAGCTTTTTTGCAGCTTCTCATCTTTCACTCCCCGACTTTCCACTAAAACTTCCAACAAAAAGCCACTGCATAGATTCCACATATCAAAATTCCGCGAAATACCATCATTTTCACGCTGTTTACCGTTATCCGGTACTAAATTCTTTCATGTTTCTGCTCATTTTGGTCGGCCAACGAGCCGCCGCAACTCGCTGAGGGAAAAGCTCCTTCTTGATCATCAACAGGTGCGTCAAAATCCCATTCCTTCAAACCCAACTCCTGATTTTCAAAACCCAAATGgcagttttgaaaattttgagaatttgaATTCTGGTGGCAGCAAACAGATTGATGTAGATAATGATGTAGGTGAATTAAAATCGAAGCGTTTAGGTGAATCTGTTATGTTGAGTAAATTAGAGAATTGGATTGACCAGTATAAGAAAGATGCTGATTTTTGGGGGATAGGTTCGGGTCCTATTTTCACGGTTTTGCATGATTTGGAAGGGAATGTAAAAAGGGTGACTGTTAACgaggatgaaattttgaaaagactAGAATTTGAAGACTTGGAGAAAGTGAATTCTAAACTTTCTTATGCAAAGAATTTAGCCAGAGAGATGGAAAGGGGTGAAAATGTGATTCCAAGGAATAGTTTGGTAGCAAAGTTTGTTGTTTCTGGTCAGGAGTCTGGTTTGGTGAGTGGAGTTCATGGGGTTATTCTTCGTCCTGGGTTTATGCCCAAACTCTCAAGAGGTGGGAGTTTGTTGTTGTGTGGTTTTCTTGTACTTTGGGCGGTGAAGAAGTTGTTTGTTCTTGGAAACAAGGAGGTGGCATATACAGAATTGGAGAAGGAAATGATGAGGAGAAAGATAAAATCTAggaaggagagagagatgtTGGAGAAGGGTAGTGTTGAAGTTGTTCAAGCATCTGAAGAACCACCTAATATGTCCTTTCAAAGACCAAAGCTGGACAGGCAACAACTTCtgaataatatattaaaagcaAAGGCTGCAAAGGATAAATTGGCATTGCTTGATTCTTCTGGCTCTCAGAGTAGCAAATCTGTGGATTTTGAGCATGAGGTCCAGGAAATTAAAGTGACGGCCAAGGAAGCCCTGGAGACTGAGGGTAGAGAGCAATCTGTGATTGGTAAGGATGAAAAACAAGTCCAGGCTGCAAACAAGGAATTTTGTAATGAGATGCAGGCAATCAAAGAGGATGGACAAGATGGCGTGAGTTTCCTAAGCAACCTTTCTACTGAAGATTCTGAACAAGGCAAAGTTAGCTACAGAACTGTGGAGGCAACATCTCCTTGTGAAACCAAAAGTGATGGTGTTAAAATTCTCAATGGAGTAGCTTTTTTAGATAGTAGAGTTAGGGAAGACTCTGATGCTTCAAGTGTGCACTTATCAAAAGACAAGCAAAACACTAAAGAGGATTTAGAAGATATAGAGAGTACTATATCCTTGTTAGTCGAAGGAGAAGATATCCAATCCCCTGTTATTTCTGATAACAAATCATATATTGCAAAGAGCACTTATTTCGGAAAGAAACCAAGAATCATACTGTCAGTGAAAGAAGCTAGGGACTTCCTTtccaaaaaatccaaaaaagaaGAGCCTAACCAAGAACCCATAATGAAAGCAGTGCAAGAAAGTTCTCCTGATTTAATGCTacgaaatgataaaaaatcaGGTAGAAGTACAGAGCAGAGACTAGATGTGAATGACAAACTGTTTCCACATGCCATTTCCAGTGGAGAGTCAGAGTTTACACCTTCTGAAAATGCTTGTCAAAATTCTATTTGGGAGAATAAAGAGTCTGTCCTTAGTGAGGAAACTGATGAAGAAAATTCTGATGAAAAATGCAGAGAAGAGGTTCATCAACAACCTCCATTTTCTGCTCAAGAAGGCACTGTTTTAAGTGCAGAACAAGGACAATCATTAAAGACAGAAAACTGGATAGAGAATAATTTTCATGATGTTGAACCTGTACTAAAGAAGATTGGAGATGGATTTAGAGAAAATTATATGGTCGCTAAGGAAAAAGTTGATGAACAATTAAATGTGGATACAGAGATTACACAACTTGGCTCTAATGAAGATGAAAGTGAACTTGAGTGGATCAAAGATGATAGACTTAGAGAAATTGTTTTTCAGGTCCGAGAAAATGAGTTGGCAGGACGAGATCCCTTTCATTTGATGGATGCTGAAGAGAAACTTGCATTCTTCCAAGGTCTGGAGAAGAAAgttgagaaagaaaataaaaaactgtCTCACCTGCATGAGTGGCTCCATTCGAATATTGAAAATCTTGATTATGGAGCAG ATGGTATCAGCCTCTATGATCCACCAGAAAAAATTGTACCACGCTGGAAGGGGCCCCCATTAGAGAAAAGTCCTGAGTTACTCAACAACTTCCAAGAACAGCGGAAAGCACTTTTTACTGGAAAAACTG AGTTAGATTTGAAGAGGAAACTTCAAGATGGTGATCCAAAAGATTCCAAAATAGTTGTAGAAGGCAGTGATGGTTCTGTCAAACCTGGTAAAAAATCAGGGAAGGAGTATTGGCAGCACACCAAGAAATGGTCCCGTGGGTTTTTGGAATCCTATAATGCCGAGACCAACCCGGAAGTTAAATCCATTATGAAGGATATGGGGAAGGATTTGGACCGATGGATCACTGAAAAAGAGATACAGGAAGCGGCAGATCTGATGACAAAACTTCCtgagagaaacaagaaattcatggagaagaaACTCAACAAGCTTAAAagagaaatggaattatttggaccACAAGCTGTTGTGAGCAAGTACCGAGAGTATGCAGAGGATAAGGAAGAAGATTATTTATGGTGGTTAGATCTTCGACATGTTCTG TGTATTGAATTATACACATTTGACAATGAGGAGCAGAGGATAGGATTTTATGCACTGGAGATGGCAGCAGATCTTGAGTTGGAACCAAAACCACACCATGTGATTGCTTTTGAGGATACTGGTGATTGCAAAAATTTTTGTTACATCATTCAGGATCACATGGATATGCTAGGAAATGGCCGGGCCTTTATTGTTCCACAGCCACCTAAG GACGCTTTTCGGGAAGCCAAAGCAAATGGTTTTGGTGTAACTGTCATCAGGAAAGGGGAGCTACAGCTCAATGTGGATCAAACTTTGGAAGAGGTGGAAGAACAAATATGCGAGATTGGGAGCAAGATCTACCATGATAAGATCATGTGTGAACGCTCTGTGGATATAAGCTCATTGATGAAGGGTGTGCTTGGTGTTAGTGGTAAACCCACAAGGAG aaGAAGGTCAAAGAAGAAGTTCAAAAGGCCtacaaagaaatga